Below is a window of Chthoniobacterales bacterium DNA.
TACATGATCCCCACGCCGGTCATCAAGCGCTTCCTCAAGGACATCGCCGACGGCCATTACGATCACTATGTCGACCTTGCCCTGAACTGGTCTCCGCTCTACAACCCCGCCGCCCGCCACGCACTCGGCCTGCCCGACGACGGAAGGGGCGTAATCGTGGCCAAGGTCTTCGGCGGAGGATCGGCCGAGGGCATCGTGAAGCCGCGGGATGTCATTCTCTCGATCGACGGCCACGCGGTCGCCAGCGACGGATCCGTCGAGCTCGACGGCAGCGACGTGGAACTCGCCGAAGTCATCGAACGCAAGTTCAAGGGCGACAAGGTGAAGCTCGAGGTCGTGCGCGAGGGCAAACCGCTCGAGCTCGTCGTTCCTCTCAACGCCCCCTTCCCGCTCACGCTCTTCTCGAACGCCTACGACGTGAAGCCCCGCTACGTCGTCTTCGCCGGGCTCGTGTTTCAGCCGCTCGACGAGAATTTCGTGAACGCGACGCCGCTCACGAACTCGCGCACCCGCTACTATTTCGACCACTTCCTCGAGGACGATCTCTACAAGGAACGGCCCGAGCTCGTGATCCTCAGCAACATCCTTTCCGATCCGGTGAACGCCTACGCCGACGAGTTTCGCCAGGCCCTTGTCGATACGATCAACGGCCGCAAGATCAACCGGCTCGACGACGTCGCCGCGGCCTTCGCCGAGCCCGCCGAGACTTACGTGATCGAATTTGCCGGAGCCAGTCGACCGCTCGTGCTCGAAGCAAAAGCCGTCGCTGCCGCCCGCGAGCGCATCCTTCGCCGCTACGGCATCACCCGCGAGTCGAATCTCCAGCCATGATCCCGCTTCGCCCCTTCGTCCTGCTCGTTGCGTTCGTCCTCGGGATCGGCACTGTCGCCGCACAGACCTCCCCCGCCCCGATCGCGCCTTCCCTGCCGTCGGAGAAGTCGCTCGTGCGGGTCAACTCCACGAACCAGGCCTACAACTTCGTCCGCCCCTGGAGCAAACGTCGCCCCACCACCCGCCGCGGCATCGGCGTCGTCATCGAGGGCGGCAAGGTGCTCGTCACCGCCGAACTCATTGCCAACCACTCCTACGTCGAGCTGGAACGTCCCGCGAGCTCCGGAAAGATCGCCGCCGAGGTCGAACGCGTAGACTACGAATCGAACCTCGCCATCCTCGCGCCGCAGGACCCGAAATTCCTCGCCGGCACCGAGCCGGTGAAGCTGGCGGACGCCATCCAGGTCGGCACGAAGATCAACGTCGTCCAGCTCGAGAGCACCGGCGCCGTCGCGCTCACGCCCGGCGTCATCACCACGATCACCGTCTCCGGCTATCCCGCCGATGGCATTTCCCTCCTCGCCTACCGCCTCAGCGCTCCGCTCCAGTATCGCGACAACAGCTTCACGATGCCCGTCTTCGTCGGCGACCGCCTCGCGGGCCTGCTCATGCGCTACGACACGCGCTCGCAATCCGCCGACATCATTCCCGACGCCGTCATCTCGAACTTTCTCACGCGCGCCAGCCGACAGCCCTACGAGGGCTTTCCTCGCGCCGGCATCGCCTTCGCGCCGACCCGCGATCCGCAGTTTCGCCACTATCTGGGCATGACCCCCGAGCAAACCGGCGTCTACGTTTCCGCGGTCTCTCACGGCAGCGCGGCGGAAAAGGCCGGCCTCGAGAAAGGCGATGTCATTATGCGCGTTGGCGACGGCGACGTGGACGAGGACGGCAACACCACGCATCCCGCCTACGGCAAGATCCCTTTCAGCTACCTCGTTTCCACCGCCAGCCTGCCAGGTGGCAAGCTGCCCATTCGCATTCTTCGCGACGGCAAGACCCTCACCCTCGATCTCCCGCTCGAGCCGCGCGATCCCGCCACCGTCATCAGCGAGCCCGAAATCCTCGATCGCGCTCCCCGCTACTACATCCTCGGAGGCCTCGTTTTTCAGGAACTCTCGCGCCCCTACCTTCGCGAATGGGGCAGCAGCTGGCGAACGGACGCGCCACCGCGCCTCGTTTACCTCGACGAGTTTCAGGACGAGCTCCCGCCGGACCGCGGCAAGATCGTGATCCTCAGCCAGGTCCTCCCGGCCGACACCACGCTCGGCTACGACAATGTGGAAACCTCCGTCGTCGAAAAGATCAACGGTCGGGATATCCGCAGCCTCGAGGACGTCGCCGAAGCGTCCAAGCACCCCGAAGGCGAATTCGACAAGATCGAGCTCGAGTCCAACGCTGGCGTTCTCTACCTGAACGCCGCCGATGTCGCGAACTCGGCCAGGCAGTTGAAAGATTCCTACGGCCTCCCCGCCCTCGACAATCTCAGCGACCCGGCCACCAAGGTCGCGCCCTGAGCATGCGCCTCCGTCAGGCCGGTGACGGCAACGCGCCTTCCATGACCTGCCGTTTCTTCGAATAGCAATCCATCAGCAGGTAAACCCCGATGGACGCTCCCAGCGCCGCCAGGAAGTAAAAGACCGACGGCAGATGGGTGAAATGCGCCGCGAGGATGTAGACGGGAATGTGAACGAGATAAAGCGGGTAGGAAATGTCCCCGGCAAAACGCATCGCGTTCGACCGTAACTGGACGGGGTTCGG
It encodes the following:
- a CDS encoding trypsin-like peptidase domain-containing protein, with the translated sequence MRHFLRALALLSLFTGSLHASPEIIRKSLVRVQTVSQEADYSSPWNPGGIGQGIGAGFVIDGNRVLTNAHVVSDSRKIWITREGDSNRYPAKILHIAHDCDLAVLQPLNLDFFKGMRALEFNGIPEIESAVMVYGYPIGGETPSVTRGIVSRVDFQEYSHSGTDSHLVIQIDAAINPGNSGGPVVQEDKVVGVAFQGYSGDVAQNTGYMIPTPVIKRFLKDIADGHYDHYVDLALNWSPLYNPAARHALGLPDDGRGVIVAKVFGGGSAEGIVKPRDVILSIDGHAVASDGSVELDGSDVELAEVIERKFKGDKVKLEVVREGKPLELVVPLNAPFPLTLFSNAYDVKPRYVVFAGLVFQPLDENFVNATPLTNSRTRYYFDHFLEDDLYKERPELVILSNILSDPVNAYADEFRQALVDTINGRKINRLDDVAAAFAEPAETYVIEFAGASRPLVLEAKAVAAARERILRRYGITRESNLQP
- a CDS encoding PDZ domain-containing protein, coding for MIPLRPFVLLVAFVLGIGTVAAQTSPAPIAPSLPSEKSLVRVNSTNQAYNFVRPWSKRRPTTRRGIGVVIEGGKVLVTAELIANHSYVELERPASSGKIAAEVERVDYESNLAILAPQDPKFLAGTEPVKLADAIQVGTKINVVQLESTGAVALTPGVITTITVSGYPADGISLLAYRLSAPLQYRDNSFTMPVFVGDRLAGLLMRYDTRSQSADIIPDAVISNFLTRASRQPYEGFPRAGIAFAPTRDPQFRHYLGMTPEQTGVYVSAVSHGSAAEKAGLEKGDVIMRVGDGDVDEDGNTTHPAYGKIPFSYLVSTASLPGGKLPIRILRDGKTLTLDLPLEPRDPATVISEPEILDRAPRYYILGGLVFQELSRPYLREWGSSWRTDAPPRLVYLDEFQDELPPDRGKIVILSQVLPADTTLGYDNVETSVVEKINGRDIRSLEDVAEASKHPEGEFDKIELESNAGVLYLNAADVANSARQLKDSYGLPALDNLSDPATKVAP